TGAGGAAGGTTTCCCATCTCCCTCCGAAGAACCCGGCCACCAAACCGAATATCCCGCCAATGAAAATGGAAATGAACGCGGCGAAAAATCCAACGGTCAGAGATACGCGCGCACCGAAAATGAAATTCGTGAAAACGTCCTGCCCGGCATCATCTGTCCCCAAGATATGAGCCGCGCTGGGCGGCTGATAAATATCCATAATGCCCACTGAAGTGGCGGCAGCGTTTTCGTATGGCGCAATCGCAGGCGCAAACATGGCGACGAAGATGGCGATGGCGAGCATGATCAAGCCGACAAGTCCCGTGCGGCTCTTACGAAACGCGCGCCAGAAAACGGTAAAACCCGATTCCGGCCGGGAGAAGGTCGTCGAACTTTGCAGGGTGGTTTGCATGAGTTATTCCACTGTTACGCGGGGATCGAGGTAGGTATAGGTCAGGTCAGCCAGTAAATTAGCCAGGATGACCGTGATTGCGATCAGGAGGAATGCGCCCTGCAGGACGGGAAAATCCCGCCGGATCACCGCCTCGTAAATAGCGCTTCCCAGGCCGGGCCATGAAAACACCGACTCGATCTGGATGACACCCGCCACCGTAAAGCCCAGGTTGATTGCAATGACGGTAACCAACGGGAGCATGGCATTCTTTAGCGCATGGTCGCGCAGGATCTGGACGGTGTTCAGACCCTTTGCCCTTGCGCTAAGGATATAGTCTTCTGATAGCACGTCCAGCAGGCTCGAGCGCATGATCAATGTGTACTCGCCCATGTAGATGATGGTATACGTCAGCGTCGGCAAGAGCATATGTTTTGCAATATCGCCCCATTGCTGCAGCAACGGAAAGGAACTCATCCCCGGTGTCGCCTTTCCGGCGACCGGGAGTCCCATCGTACTTCCCCAAAACAGAAGCAGGATCGCGAGCCAGAAGGTTGGGAGACTCCATGCGACGAGGCTGATCCCCACCGCAGTGTACTCGAGCGATGTGCGCGCCTTCCACGCGGCAAAAACGCCGAACGCCGCGCCGAGAATGATCGAAAGGATCTGCCCCACTCCGATCAACAGGATGGTATTCCATAAGCGCTCGCCGAGTATGTCCACCACTGGGCGGTTGGCGTGATAGCTGATCCCCAACTCTCCTTGAACCAGATTCTTTGCATAGATGAAGAACTGGGTTTCCAACGGGTTGACGGCGCAATTCCCCACTTTGACAGGGTTCAGAGAATCGAAGCAGTTAATGATCGGTTTATCCAAACCAAAACGGACCCGTATCACCTCAATCGCATCCTTATTAAGACGCGGGTCGCGTATGCCCGCCCGGGCCGGGTCACCGGGCAGGACGCGGAACAGAAAAAAATTCAGGACAACAACAAAGACAATCGTAAAAAATGACCAGGCGGTCTTCCGAAGAACGGCGCGCGTTCGGTTCACATTACACTCTTTTATTTTTCAGCCCGCCGGTTCGTTTCATGTAAACCGGCGGGCTTATTTTGATAGGCTGTTTCGATATTATTTAACCGGTTCGATCAACACAAGGGATGTGATGTCGGATAGTTCGACCTTTGCCTGATCGGTGATCCATCCGGTGAACCGGTCGGTGCGGTATGCCTGCACATTGGCATCGTAGAATGGGATGATATACACCACATCATCGAACACCATCTTTTGCATTTGCCAGACGATTTCACGGCGGGCTTCGAAGTCCAACTCAACCTGCTGGTTTGTGTACAACTCATCGTATTCCGGGTTGGAATAACCGGTCTCGCTGGAGCCGGTGGGAATGGCTTCGGTCGTGTACACATACAACAGGGCGCTGGGATCCGGGTCGGAAGCCCAACCCCAGATCATGATGTCGAAATCGAAGGCCGGACAACATTGCGCTGTAAGCGCATCCGGATCCACCGCCTGTGGTTCGAGACTGATTCCGATCGCTCCCCACATTTCGGCGAGCAGTTCCGACATTCTCGGAGCGTTGATGCTGTCACTCGGCCAGTTCAAGCGGAAGGTCAGCGGCTCAGAGCCATCGGGCATCTCACGGATTCCATCTCCGTCCGTATCCGCATATCCGGCATCGTCCAGAATTTGATTGGCTTTCACCGGATCGAATTCATAATCGGTAAGCGAGGAGTTGTACCAGACGCCCAATCCGTCCGGGATGAGCGTCAAACCGGGGTTACCCAAACCGAGGAGAATCACATCAATAAGTTGTTGTTTGTCGGTGGCGTGCGCCATAGCGAGGCGGATGTTGCGGTCGCGCAAGGCTGGATGGCCCGAGCAGATACCGCCTTCGGGGCAATTCTCCGGATCGAGTTGATTGAAAATGATATCGGTCACGCCGGGAGCGAGAGGCGCCCCGACTACGAGTTCGATATTTTCATCCGCTTTCAAGGACTCTGCCGCGGTGTTCGGCATCTCCGTAACCATATCAACCTGTCCAGTGCGGATCGCCTGCACAAGCGCGTCCTGATTCTCGAAGGTTTGGAAGATGACCTCGTCCACCTTCGGCGGCGTCGAGAAATGATCCTTGTTGGCGGTCAGACGCACGAACTCGTTCTGAACATATTCCGCCATCTTGAACGGACCCGAGCCGATCATTTCCACGTTCTCATATTCAGTCTTGTTGACGCTCTCCCAAACATGTTTCGGGAGAATATAAAGGAAAACAAGCTGGCTTTCGATGTTCGGGATCGCCTCCGTGAGAGTCAAAACCACCTCGTTGTCCGGAGTCGACTCGATTGTGTCGAAGTAAGGTGTGTAATATCCATTCAGGTAGGGATATTCTGGCGTGTCTTTATACAGGTTATAGGTCCAGGCAACATCTTCCGCTGTCAGCGGTTGACCGTCGTGCCACTTCAGTCCATCACGAATCTTGAAGGTCCAGACCGTGCCGTCATCTGAAACATTGGCACTTTCCGCGAGAGACAACGTGAACGAGCCGTCCAGGTTGAGTTCATACATCGAATCGTAGACGAGTTCGAAGATCGTATAAGCCTCGGTCAGGATCGCCATGCCAGGATTGAGCGTATCCGGACTTCCTGCCCATCCGACACGAACGATTGCAGGCTGTGCCTGCCCTCCCCCGCCACTGCAGGCAGAAAGGGCTAATGCGGCGATTAAGATCGTGAAAAGCATTTTCTTTTTCATGGCATCCTCTTTATGAAATTTTGATACGAACTTGGAAATATATAGCTAACGCTACGCATGGCATATCATAGCACTTATGCTGCCTGTGTGAAGGAAATTTCGGAAATGTATTTTCTCTGAGTATGGGTCGATTTTACTTTATTATTGATTTAATAATTATTTTGTAAATAATTTGTTGGTTATATGGCTACGCGAAAATTTCTATAGTGAGCGTGTCGCCAGCTTTGCGAGCTATGAAAATCCTTTGATTCCTTGATCCCCATTTTTTTTCTCTGGCTGGTTTATCTAGTTTTCGGAGAGGACGCCCCTGGCGACGTAAATAAATACCTACTTACCCGTTCATCATACACTAATAAGGATAAATCATGACCTATTTGACTACGCGAAAACACATTGGAAATCAGGCTTTGCTACTACTCGATCACTTTGAATATGTAATACATTCCACAGAAATCCCTTTTTCCCACTGTTAGATGAAAGAAACTTTGGTAATCACCGGCTTTTTTAGGCGCAACAAAGGTCGCGGTCAGTTTTACTTCTCCGCCCGATGGGATTGATGCAGGAAAATCCTGGATCTTGGTCTCTTCATGGCGGAAACCGCTTTTCCAAACGAAATCCAGGTCGTTGTACCCCCAGGATTCAGTCCCGGCATTGAAAACCGTCCACTGCACCACGAAACGCACACCGGCTTTTATCACCGAATCACGCGGGGGATACGTCCCAACCACTACGCATGACCATTGCTTCCCCGTAAATTTACGCGGATCCTCATCCTTGTTCTTTTTCTCCGCATCCTCCCCGTCCGAATCCTCTCCCCCGCCATCCGCCTGTGTTTCCGTGACAGGAAGTGTCATCGTATAAATCGGAGTAAAGGTAGGCAACCTCCAAAGGAAGGTCGGAGTAAATGTCGGCGTGGCAGATGGGATCTTGGTGGGAATGGGTGTGCTTGTGGCTGTCGGCAGTTTCAACGCCGTCTGTGTTTGCGCTGCACCTGCGGTTTGGGCAATGACAGTTCCTGGCGCATTCTCATCGAATGTAGGCAATGGAGTTAACTCCGCGATAGGGACGCCCGGAATCGCGCATGCCAGAGCAATCACCAAAGATACAGAAAGGAAAATGATATTACGCACTGAAACTCCTGCCTTTAAAGTATATCGTGAAATTTCCTTCGGATAAACTCCTCCCCTTTTTCAATGAACTCGTCATATTCATCCGGCACAGGCGCGGAAGCCATCATGTCCTGCGTTTTCCGGCGCAAGACCTGACGCGCAGGCGGCGAACCTGCCTCCAACCATTTTTCCATGCTGTACCGCGGATAAACGCCACTGACATAATAGCCATTCTTGTAATTTTTCAACGTCGAAGGCTGGTTGAGAAAACTCTTGCCGGGTCCGACCTTGAATATTTCATCCACCGCCGAATTTACATCATCCAACTGAAAGCCGTTGTGGAGGCGCAAAGCCTGGTCGATGATCTCGTGGCAATGGACAAAGGTTGTTGGCGAGATCGACTTGGAGCCAAGCGAATCCCCAATGAACGGAGCCAGGTGCCCGTTGGAGAGAAGAAGCGCAAGCGTATTCATCCAGTAGGTATCTGCGGCGATCAGATCCATGCCCCAGCCAGTGCCGCTTCCGGACGTCGAACAATGCGGAATTCCATAATATTTCATCATCTCAGAACAGGCTACGCTGATCAATATACTTTGCGGATCGTAAAAATTCAGCATCGTACGCATGTCGAAATAAACAGGCAGCATGCCGAGCAAAATCGGTGCGCCTTTCCTGATCGTCTGGCTGATGACCAGGCCGGCAAGCAATTCCGCCATGAGCAATGTGAGCGTGCCCGCAGGGGTTAGCGGCGTGGACGCCCCCGCCATGCTGTAATTCGAAAAGATGATCGGAAGTCCGCGTTCGATGGCGACCTTCATCTTATCCACCGTCCCGGCATTCATTACTAGCGGACTGACCGGATTGAAGTAGGGAATCACGAACGGCATATCCCCGACCTCCCTGCCATGCAGGTACTCGAACATGTCCAGCACGTCTGGAAAACGGTCTTCGTCGGATACCAGCAGGACCAGCGGTTTTGTCGTATTGGCGATGTGCTCCAACGAGCCGTACATATCGCCCAATTCCTCCTTTACATCGCGGACAATGCCGACGGTGGAGATCACATCGTAATGCTCGAGCACCGATCCGAGCCGCACGAGGTCGCGGAAATTTTCGCGTTTGAAGATATCCAGGGTCTCATCCACTGGGTTTTGATAAAACAGCGCCGTCACCCCCACCCCAAATCGCAGGCGATCTTCGCCCAAGTTCAGTTTAAGGTTTCCGCGGCGGTCATAAATATCAATGGACTTCGGCGCAGACTTGATCGCCTCTTCGACGACTTCGGACGGGAATCTGATAACCCGATCTTTAGATTTCAACCCAAGTTTCGATTCGAGCATATGTAAAATCGCAGGCGAGTCCACGCGCACGCCGGTTTTGTTCAACACCTTTAAAACATTCCCATGCGCTTCCAGAATCTGTCCTTCATCCAACAAGGTCAATCGCGGGCGGACGTTATTCATAAATTCGATCTCCTTGCCCGCAATTCTATCCCACCTCGTGAACAGCATAATCTCCCAGGAAGCCTGGATGCCGAACAGGCGGCGCAAACTCACTCCTTTGCAAGAGATCGCGCCGCCGATTATCCAGCCTCCCCCATCAACCGATACTACTTTTCCTTCTCCCAACGTTTTCGGTCGTCGGGTTTATCGGCGTCTAAAAATTTCGGGTGGACCTTCTCAAAAACCCGATGACCGTGAGAGGTCCACAGATCGGCGGCGAGGCCGCCCGCATCAGCGCGGACACCTTGCGCGGAAAAATACTGGCAGACGCGCTGGACATCCCGCTGGAAGATGCGCCAGGAGGCGGGGTTGGATTCGGGAATCACAACCTGCGGGAAGTCGATGATCCTTATCCCGCCATCCCAATATAAAATGTTGTAGGCGGAGAGGTCGCCGTGGATGCGGTCTTTCGAAAGCATGATGTCAATATTGTGGATGACGCGCTCGAAGAGAGGCTTCGCCTCCTCCCGCTCCAGCAAGATATGGTTGAGCGGGGGCGCGGAGGTCCCCCGATCGCCGATAAATTCCATCAGGATGGCATTCTTTTCCCTGGCAAACGGTTTTGGCACATCCGCACCCACTTCGTACAACATTTCCATCGTGACGAACTCATACGCAATCCACGATTGATGCCTCACCTCCTCGCCGTAACTGGTGCGCTTGATGATCGCGTTTACATCCGCCTCCTTCCAAAGCGCGTGTCCATCTTCATCCAGGTCAGTGCGTCCGACGCGGTATAGCTGGTCGTTCTTTAAATTCCGCAATGAACGCGGACGATAAATCTTCGCCGCAAGGAGCGGTACGTCCACCGCGGGACCCGGCTTGCAAAGATAGACCGAGGCTTCCTTGCCAACCTTCACTTTGCGAATCACGTCGGTGATCCATTGATGTTCGGCGATCTCTGAAAGCGAATCAAGCAACCAGGCTTCCTCGAAGCGAGCCGCCTTGTATGTAAACCTGAACTCGCGCGAAATTTCCTGCGCCCGGATAAAGAGCCGCGCCTCCTGCTCCTTTCGTCTTGATTCGCGTTTCTGGGAGACCCGCTTCCGGGTCGAGTCTGATCCGGTTTCCTCGGTGGAGTCGTCGAGTTCGTCGAAATAATCCAACAGTTTGTTCTTGCTCATTGTGTTATAAACCTTGTCATTAAACAAAAAACCACAGGATGCGATATCCTGCGGCTGAAATGGGATGGTGTCCCATCCTACAAAAAAACCGCAGGCGGGGCGCGCCTGCGGTCGTCGGTTGGAAAGCGATTACGACACGCACAAAGGAGGCGCGCTGAACAGATTGGCAGTGAGTACTGATTTGGCTTGCATGTTTTCGAGCCTCCTTTCGTGGAATGAGATTGTGATCGAATTTTATGCCAGTGGTTATGACGCGTCAAGCCCCAGTTTTGCGGTAGAACGCCCCCAGCCACACCCCGGCGATAACGATCAAACCGCCGATGACGAAGGGCAAAGTGACCTTTTCATTTGCCAGCAACGCCGCAAGGACGGTAGCGGTCAGCGGGAAAAATAGAATGGAATAGGATGCCGCGGAAGCCGTCCAACGAGTAAGGACGTAGACGAACATATAAAACATCATCACCGAGCCAAATAGAATAAGGTAGACAAGGGCCGTCCAACCGGTCGAGGTGGATGGAAAATCCCACGTTTCGTGCGCAACGACCGAAGCAATGCCAAGGAATAATGCCCCGGCAAACAAGGACAAGGCATTGATAATGACCGGGTTGCTTTTCA
This portion of the Anaerolineales bacterium genome encodes:
- a CDS encoding ABC transporter permease; its protein translation is MNRTRAVLRKTAWSFFTIVFVVVLNFFLFRVLPGDPARAGIRDPRLNKDAIEVIRVRFGLDKPIINCFDSLNPVKVGNCAVNPLETQFFIYAKNLVQGELGISYHANRPVVDILGERLWNTILLIGVGQILSIILGAAFGVFAAWKARTSLEYTAVGISLVAWSLPTFWLAILLLFWGSTMGLPVAGKATPGMSSFPLLQQWGDIAKHMLLPTLTYTIIYMGEYTLIMRSSLLDVLSEDYILSARAKGLNTVQILRDHALKNAMLPLVTVIAINLGFTVAGVIQIESVFSWPGLGSAIYEAVIRRDFPVLQGAFLLIAITVILANLLADLTYTYLDPRVTVE
- a CDS encoding ABC transporter substrate-binding protein — translated: MKKKMLFTILIAALALSACSGGGGQAQPAIVRVGWAGSPDTLNPGMAILTEAYTIFELVYDSMYELNLDGSFTLSLAESANVSDDGTVWTFKIRDGLKWHDGQPLTAEDVAWTYNLYKDTPEYPYLNGYYTPYFDTIESTPDNEVVLTLTEAIPNIESQLVFLYILPKHVWESVNKTEYENVEMIGSGPFKMAEYVQNEFVRLTANKDHFSTPPKVDEVIFQTFENQDALVQAIRTGQVDMVTEMPNTAAESLKADENIELVVGAPLAPGVTDIIFNQLDPENCPEGGICSGHPALRDRNIRLAMAHATDKQQLIDVILLGLGNPGLTLIPDGLGVWYNSSLTDYEFDPVKANQILDDAGYADTDGDGIREMPDGSEPLTFRLNWPSDSINAPRMSELLAEMWGAIGISLEPQAVDPDALTAQCCPAFDFDIMIWGWASDPDPSALLYVYTTEAIPTGSSETGYSNPEYDELYTNQQVELDFEARREIVWQMQKMVFDDVVYIIPFYDANVQAYRTDRFTGWITDQAKVELSDITSLVLIEPVK
- a CDS encoding trimethylamine methyltransferase family protein produces the protein MNNVRPRLTLLDEGQILEAHGNVLKVLNKTGVRVDSPAILHMLESKLGLKSKDRVIRFPSEVVEEAIKSAPKSIDIYDRRGNLKLNLGEDRLRFGVGVTALFYQNPVDETLDIFKRENFRDLVRLGSVLEHYDVISTVGIVRDVKEELGDMYGSLEHIANTTKPLVLLVSDEDRFPDVLDMFEYLHGREVGDMPFVIPYFNPVSPLVMNAGTVDKMKVAIERGLPIIFSNYSMAGASTPLTPAGTLTLLMAELLAGLVISQTIRKGAPILLGMLPVYFDMRTMLNFYDPQSILISVACSEMMKYYGIPHCSTSGSGTGWGMDLIAADTYWMNTLALLLSNGHLAPFIGDSLGSKSISPTTFVHCHEIIDQALRLHNGFQLDDVNSAVDEIFKVGPGKSFLNQPSTLKNYKNGYYVSGVYPRYSMEKWLEAGSPPARQVLRRKTQDMMASAPVPDEYDEFIEKGEEFIRRKFHDIL